A section of the Drosophila subobscura isolate 14011-0131.10 chromosome A, UCBerk_Dsub_1.0, whole genome shotgun sequence genome encodes:
- the LOC117903311 gene encoding palmitoyl-protein thioesterase 1, translating to MLSAAIILSLGFLIWIASADGTSGATTVLPVVLWHGMGDTCCLPFSLGSIKKLIEEHTNGTYVRSLKIGGNVVLDYESGFFVHPNEQVEYVCKHLAQDERLAKGYNAIGFSQGGQFLRAVAQRCPEPPMRTLITLGGQHQGVFGLPKCPTLTATSCEYLSRLLNEAAYEEWVQDELVQATYWHDPLHENHYRLGSTFLADINNELYLNENYIENLNKLQRFVMVKFLNDTIVQPKDSQWFQFYTSGQDQVIQPFNESKVYKDLGLDRMLREGKLQFLGIEGDHLAISKAWFIEHLVPLLLLA from the exons ATGTTGTCAGCTGCTATTATCCTGTCATTGGGCTTCCTAATTTGGATTGCGAGCGCAGATGGGACGAGCGGGGCCACGACAGTGCTGCCCGTGGTGctatggcatggcatgggcgACACTTGTTGCTTGCCCTTCAGTTTGGGGTCCATCAAGAAGCTAATTGAGGAGCACACGAATGGGACTTATGTCCGTTCGCTGAAGATCGGCGGCAATGTGGTGCTGGACTACGAGAGCGGCTTCTTCGTGCATCCCAACGAGCAGGTTGAGTATGTCTGCAAGCATTTGGCCCAGGACGAGCGCCTGGCCAAGGGCTACAACGCCATCGGCTTCTCCCAGGGCGGCCAATTTCTGCGCGCGGTGGCCCAGCGCTGTCCCGAACCACCCATGCGCACGCTGATCACGCTGGGCGGCCAGCACCAGGGCGTCTTTGGCCTGCCCAAATGCCCCACACTAACAGCCACCTCATGCGAGTACCTAAGCCGCCTGCTAAACGAGGCCGCCTACGAGGA ATGGGTGCAGGACGAACTGGTGCAGGCCACATACTGGCACGATCCGCTGCACGAGAACCACTACCGTCTGGGCAGCACCTTCCTGGCTGACATCAACAACGAATTGTATCTGAACGAGAACTACATCGAGAACCTCAACAAGCTGCAAAG ATTCGTTATGGTCAAGTTTCTCAATGACACAATTGTGCAGCCAAAGGATTCGCAATGGTTTCAGTTCTATACATCCGGCCAGGATCAGGTCATTCAGCCCTTCAACGAGAGCAAAGTCTATAAAGAT CTTGGCCTGGACCGTATGCTGAGAGAGGGCAAGCTGCAGTTCCTGGGCATCGAGGGCGATCATTTGGCCATTTCCAAGGCATGGTTTATCGAGCAtttggtgccgctgctgctgttggcgtGA
- the LOC117903314 gene encoding carbonic anhydrase 2, which produces MPVQSPIEISNRAIEHIDDVDPLEYHGHWEPVGVARVQNTGTSAMVTFSKRKQQPYIIGGALDTNKYVFEQLHFHWSDSDESGCEHTLEGMKYSMEAHAVHYNAKYKDFTEAKNKPDGLAVVAFFIQACGEKDCPEFKKITEGIRIVQKISTSASLDSDCLSWIGLQELSKHYYTYKGSLTTAPYFESVTWIIYRTPIYVSRGQVSVFRNLQSCPKDESKKIVNNYREIQRPHKDPEIFFARNTNLKSKL; this is translated from the exons ATGCCGGTGCAGTCCCCCATTGAGATCAGCAACCGGGCCATCGAGCATATCGATGATGTGGATCCCCTCGAATACCATGGCCACTGGGAGCCGGTGGGTGTGGCCCGTGTCCAAAACACAGGCACCTCGGCCATGGTCACCTTCAGTAAGCGAAAACAGCAGCCGTATATCATTGGCGGGGCACTGGACAcgaataaatatgtattcgAGCAGTTGCACTTCCATTGGTCGGACTCGGATGAGTCGGGCTGCGAGCACACACTGGAGGGCATGAAGTACTCAATGGAGGCACATGCCGTCCACTACAATGCCAAGTACAAGGACTTCACCGAGGCCAAGAACAAGCCGGACGGCCTCGCTGTGGTTGCCTTCTTCATACAGGCATGCGGCGAGAAGGATTGCCCCGAATTCAAGAAGATCACTGAAGGCATACGCATTGTCCAAAAGATAAGCACGAGCGCATCGCTGGATTCCG ATTGCCTATCGTGGATTGGTCTGCAGGAGCTGAGCAAACACTATTACACATACAAGGGATCGCTGACAACGGCGCCGTACTTTGAGAGCGTCACATGGATTATCTACCGCACACCTATCTATGTGTCGAGGGGTCAG GTGAGCGTCTTTCGCAACCTGCAATCGTGTCCCAAAGATGAATCCAAAAAGATAGTCAACAATTATCGCGAGATACAGCGGCCGCACAAGGACCCAGAGATCTTCTTTGCCCGCAACACAAACCTAAAGTCAAAATTATga
- the LOC117903308 gene encoding run domain Beclin-1-interacting and cysteine-rich domain-containing protein: protein MASAAPTTVGCDATQQRERRELRQQQVVASTLLTELRRATNYWLQSKNDDGFQMLVQTCSQILQHGLVLQPQPGGGGELQRLADDFEFLLSSEEKMKRQQHQSYRRCSEQLPQQPPRSVDEFFHWWVTRTLRARCLSQCLQSLVADKELMECYYQRELAFLRHSGHATTLFVCLMAVQLNQSSLLSQLEVHRQLRHRRTCSQPNFSISPRLQVVPEEKQNLQQQRRPHPHVRHYLRLRRFKSLPNVSQDPDEEHEAARRRCQTYSSPRTNRATTARGQTDEPDTIPSTSAGSYHSSSSRSSTSTSMSSTSPRRIQLINCDDIKIWTDQTGSQQAEIPHSQSQSQSQSQAHTQTQCSLRASPLNNFLTNLFGSPPLYTSWFNRGLGDDLNGLANGLGDSVLDSFLPVNGKKLKKKQTLFEGVSMLDEAAAAAASAAATSATLATFCTAPLDIVGIPDGSYGGSQATSSSSASATPGSLSSDKMDQQSLATFLQMSRYTHNNTDLEKENAHFRISEACITAIEHVKWSRRDVAKPSAAAYSTDPDLMPYVEQMGSLDGGHSSHSAEAVGLQLISRFNEQQLPRVGHLKWLVSEQDTPQQLLPMPKQQQDKEKAAASLTRGTATWAPPRQQIIFTEHPSVSRSQQISRQGNRCAGCGMRVARQYQQHFRYCGYLGKYLCTGCHRNQISAIPAKILQSWDFRCYPVSSFAYRLIEQMYTFPLFHVPDLNAQLYAKHKDLATARRRRLQLQSVKEFIGNCRFAAREQAFFNAIPLHLTQDADMWSMCDFVDVQNSSMSRSIKELILLSEQHVLNCVLCVGRAFVCEYCKSSELLYPWQRKVERCGHCGACSHHNCRKARRSEPCPRCTRLQARAS from the exons ATGGCCAGCGCAGCACCAACAACCGTGGGATGTGACGCCACCCAGCAGCGAGAGCGACGAGAGCTGAGGCAACAGCAAGTGGTGGCCAGCACACTGCTCACAGAGCTGCGACGCGCCACCAACTATTGGTTACAGTCAAAAAACGATGATGGCTTCCAGATGCTGGTCCAAACATGCTCACAGATTCTCCAACATGGCCTGGTG ttacagccacagcctggcGGCGGCGGGGAGCTGCAGCGTCTGGCCGATGACTTTGAGTTTTTGCTCTCCAGCGAGGAGAAGATGAagcggcaacagcatcagTCTTATCGTCGCTGCAGCGAGCAGCTGCCGCAACAGCCACCACGGAGTGTGGATGAGTTTTTCCACTGGTGGGTCACACGCACACTGCGCGCCCGCTGCCTGTCGCAGTGCCTGCAGTCGCTGGTGGCCGACAAGGAGCTGATGGAGTGCTACTACCAGCGGGAGTTGGCCTTTCTACGCCACTCGGGGCATGCCACGACGCTGTTTGTGTGCCTTATGGCGGTGCAGCTGAACCAGAGCAGCCTGCTCAGCCAGCTGGAGGTGCACCGGCAGCTGCGCCATCGACGCACCTGCTCGCAGCCAAATTTCAGCATCTCACCGCGTCTGCAGGTGGTGCCGGAGGAGAAGCaaaatctgcagcagcaacggcggcCCCACCCGCATGTCCGTCATTAcctgcgactgcgacgctTTAAGAGTCTGCCCAATGTGTCCCAGGACCCGGACGAGGAGCATGAGGCGGCCCGTCGACGCTGTCAGACCTACAGCAGTCCACGCACAAACAGAGCGACGACTGCCCGCGGCCAGACGGATGAGCCGGACACGATACCTTCCACATCGGCGGGCAGCTACCACAGCAGCTCGAGccgctccagcaccagcaccagcatgtCCAGCACCAGTCCACGGCGCATCCAGCTGATCAACTGCGATGACATCAAGATCTGGACGGATCAGACGGGCAGCCAGCAAGCGGAGATTCCCcactcgcagtcgcagtcgcagtcgcagtcacaggcccacacacagacccaGTGCAGCCTCAGAGCCTCGCCACTGAACAACTTCCTGACGAATCTCTTTGGCTCCCCGCCTCTGTACACCAGTTGGTTCAATCGCGGCCTGGGCGACGATCTAAATGGGCTGGCAAATGGCCTGGGCGACAGTGTGCTGGACAGCTTTCTGCCGGTGAACGGcaagaagctgaagaagaaACAAACTCTCTTCGAGGGCGTCAGCATGCTGGatgaggcggcggcagcggcggcttcGGCGGCAGCGACATCGGCAACCCTCGCGACCTTCTGCACCGCGCCGCTGGACATCGTTGGGATACCGGATGGCAGCTATGGCGGCAGTCAGGcgaccagctccagctcggcgAGTGCCACACCGGGGAGCCTGAGCAGCGACAAGATGGACCAGCAGTCGCTGGCCACATTCCTGCAGATGTCACGCTACACGCACAACAACACGGAcctggagaaggagaacgCTCACTTTCGCATCTCGGAGGCCTGCATCACGGCCATCGAGCATGTGAAGTGGAGCCGCCGGGATGTGGCCAAGCCCAGTGCTGCCGCCTACTCAACGGATCCCGATCTGATGCCGTACGTGGAGCAGATGGGCTCTCTGGATGGgggccacagcagccacagtgccGAGGCCGTGGGCCTGCAGCTCATCTCGCGCTTTAACGAGCAGCAACTGCCGCGCGTGGGGCACCTCAAGTGGCTCGTCTCGGAGCAGGAcacgccgcagcagctgctgccgatgcccaagcagcagcaggacaaagAAAAGGCCGCTGCCAGCCTGACGCGTGGCACAGCCACCTGGGCTCCGCCCCGCCAGCAGATCATCTTCACCGAACATCCCAGCGTCAGTCGCTCGCAGCAGATCAGTCGCCAGGGCAATCGGTGTGCCGGCTGCGGCATGCGCGTGGCTCGACAGTATCAGCAGCACTTCCGATACTGCGGCTACCTGGGCAAGTATCTGTGCACGGGCTGCCATCGCAATCAGATCTCGGCCATACCCGCCAAGATCCTGCAGAGCTGGGACTTTCGATGCTATCCAGTGTCCTCGTTTGCCTATCGGCTCATCGAGCAGATGTACACCTTTCCGCTGTTCCATGTGCCCGACCTGAATGCCCAGCTCTATGCGAAGCACAAGGATCTCGCGACAGCGCGTCGCCGACGTCTTCAATTGCAGTCTGTGAAGGAATTCATTGGCAACTGTCGCTTCGCAGCGAG GGAGCAGGCATTCTTCAATGCCATACCGCTGCACCTCACCCAGGATGCGGACATGTGGTCCATGTGCGATTTTGTGGATGTACAAAACAGCAGCATGAGTCGCTCCATCAAAGAACTGATCCTCCTGAGCGAACAGCATGTCCTCAATTGTGTG ctctgcgTGGGTCGAGCCTTTGTGTGCGAATACTGCAAGAGCAGCGAGCTCCTCTATCCCTGGCAGCGGAAGGTTGAGCGCTGTGGCCACTGCGGCGCCTGTTCCCATCACAACTGTCGGAAGGCCAGGCGCAGTGAGCCCTGTCCGCGCTGCACCCGGCTACAGGCCAGGGCCAGTTAG
- the LOC117903317 gene encoding LOW QUALITY PROTEIN: histone deacetylase complex subunit SAP30 homolog (The sequence of the model RefSeq protein was modified relative to this genomic sequence to represent the inferred CDS: inserted 1 base in 1 codon) has translation MNNGFSTGEEDSRGHADQTCCLIDDMERCRNQAGYASYSKRIQKTVAQKRLKLSSDPSAQHIYICDHHKERIQSVRTKRRRKDSEDDSNETDTDLHEFPDLYQLSVGTLRRYKRHFKVQTRQGVKRAQLADTIMKHFRTIPIKEKEIITXFVFMVKTGTNKLDQKNGIGNDTT, from the exons ATGAACAACGGCTTCAGCACCGGAGAGGAGGACTCCCGTGGCCATGCAGACCAAACCTGCTGCCTGATTGACGACATGGAAAGGTGTCGCAATCAGGCCGGCTATGCCAGCTACAGCAAACGCATCCAGAAGACGGTGGCCCAGAAGCGCCTGAAGCTGAGCAGTGACCCGAGTGCCCAGCACATCTACATCTGTGACCACCACAAGGAGCGCATCCAGTCTGTGCGCACCAAGCGCCGACGCAAGGACAGCGAGGATGATAGCAATGAGACAGACACCGATTTGCACGAGTTTCCCGATCTCTATCAGCTGAGCGTCGGCACGCTGCGTCGCTATAAGCGCCACTTTAAGGTCCAAACACGGCAGGGCGTGAAGCGGGCACAATTGGCAGAT ACAATCATGAAGCATTTCAGGACAATACCcatcaaggagaaggagaTAATCA TTTTTGTGTTCATGGTCAAAACGGGGACAAATAAGTTGGATCAAAAGAACGGTATTGGCAATGATACCACCTGA